DNA sequence from the Tachysurus vachellii isolate PV-2020 chromosome 16, HZAU_Pvac_v1, whole genome shotgun sequence genome:
AAGTGTGAAAAACACCTTTAAACTATGTGATGTGGATATTATGGGATTTGaagagattaaaaaacaaaacccagagAGGtctgaatgaaagtgtgtgtgtgtgtgtgtgtgtgtgtgtgatggtgttcaGCGTTGTGTTCAGCGAGAACATGTTTCTCTCCCAGTATTTTCACGTTCGACTCGAGACGAGTTTAAAGGCAGAACCTTCCTGTTTTGCTTCTAAATGCTTTTCTACTCTAAACTCACTCGTTCTCCACTCCGTACAACACATCATTCTAACCCTTCAGATGAGCACgtcctgtttcctgtgtgctcGGTGGGGGTTGGAGCGGGGCAGAGGGAGAGCGCCCTCGTGTGTTTGCAGTGCAGTACAGCGTCATGAATGGTGGGAAAGACCATGTCCAGAGTCACAGCACTGCTGAAGAACTGCAGCGTCCTGAGATCAGAGAGGAGAGttcctgtccacacacacacacacacacacacacacacacactatcagcACACAGCTTTGTTCACATCACAGTGCCTTTTTATGTGTTATATGTACACTTACGGCTACATCCAGCAAGCACGATTTTCACATCTATGGCTGCAAACTCCTTAATAACCTGCAAAAACAACCAGACATTTACTCACCACAAAGATACACAGCCTTTAGGAAGGAATAGAACACTGTGTTgagctgttacaggaaaatcaACAACATACAATCAACAATATACACTGAAGTTGATTCAGTGCACTGTGGTACAGTTGATTATTACGACAGctgtgttaaatgttaaataaatcttttaaaaaatgtttaaaagcttACAGATTTAATAGCTTTGGCTCCTACAGAGTCCATGAAGTTGACAGCACTTAAGTCCAGGATGATGGAGTGGATGGGACAGAACGGCTGGAGGAAGCGATCCTGCTCGGAGTCAGACTCGGCCTCGGCGATTTGTCCGTTAATGTGCGATTCTGTCTGAGGTTCGTCCACCAGTTCATGACTTACACTTAATTCCAGATCCTTAACGGCAAaaccacaacaaacacacttctGAAACTGTGATTCGCAGATCTGCAAGAACTATTTAATCATCTAACTGTTCACTGATTAAATCTAGTAGACAGTAGAGTAGAAGAAAATAGAGTAGAACACGGTCATGTGGGTCGTGCCATGTGGGTCGAGTCATGTGGGTCGAGTCATGTCATATGGGTCGAATCATATGGGTCGTGTCATGTGGGTCATGTCATATGGGTCGCATCATATGGGTCGTGTCATGTGGGTCGAGTCATGTGGGTCGAATCATATGGGTCGTGTCATGTGGGTCATGTCATGTGGGTCATGTCATGTGGGTCGTGTCATGTGGGTCGTGCCATGTGGGTTGAGCCATGTGGGTTGAGTCATGTGGGTCGTGCCATGTGGGTCGAGTCATGTGGGTCGAGTCATGTGGGTCGTGCCATGTGGGTCGTGTCATGTGGGTCGTGCCATGTGGGTCGTGTCATGTGGGTCGAGTCATGTGGGTCGAATCATGTGGGTCGAATCATATGGGTCGTGTCATGTCATATGGGTCGAATCATATGGGTCGTGTCATGTGGGTCGTGTCATGTGAGTCATGCCATGTGGGTCGAGTCATGTGGGTCGTGCCAATTGGGTCGAGTCATGTGGGTCGAATCATATGGGTCGTGTCATGTCATATGGGTCGAATCATATGGGTCGTGTCATGTGGGTCATGTCATATGGGTCGATTCATGTGGGTCGTGCCATGTGGGTTGTGTCATGTGGGTCGAAACATATGGGTCGTGTCATGTGGGTCAAATCATATGGGTCGTGTCATGTGGGTCGTGTCATGTGGGTCGTGTCATGTGGGTCATGTCATGTGGGTCATCTACCAATGTCAGAACACTTCTGTAATTTCTAGCCATAAATAACATATTCGCTATGATCTAAAACATGATCTTCTGTAGTGTAGAATAGAGTATAATAaaatagagtacagtagaaTAGATAGAACAGAGTACAGTAGTGTGGAATGGAGTAGAAGTGAGTAGAGTAGAGGGAGAAAAttagagtagtgtagaatagAGTGTGGTATATttgaataaagtaaaataagtgtgtgtgtgggtgtgtgtgtgtgtgtgcttatacaCTGGAGTTGATGCAGCATAACATAGTGAGCGAGTACCAGTTTGACGACGGCTGTCTTCTTCTCCTCAGAGCTGGGATGGAGAGATCGATGcagtttcttcttttctttctttttcagtcgCTTCTGCTGGGATTTTCTCTCAGCCAGCAGCTGTGCAGGATCGACTCCTGtctggaaacagaaaaaaagatctACATGAAGAACGCATATCATTATCTCATTACAAATATCCACAATTACAATGATGTTTACTTGGGTTATGTTTTCCAGCAAGGGTTTAAGATTGTATTACACgtttgtggaaggagtctcctgtaCCAGAGCTTTGTATCATTCAGAGCTAAAACTATaactttacatgttttttttgtattatttaaaagaaattggTGAAATCACAAAATTTATTTAACCCTATGACATAAATACaagctataaaataataaaaagtgtgaTTATTTATTCCTATTATTCTTACTTTTTCCTTGAGAGTGCTCACGTACTGGTCACTGTTTGCAAAGTAGATGGAAGAATTGGAATGGAAAATCTTAATTCCTGAACATTCTGTCGCCTGGAGAAAGAGCGAGATCGAAAGCTTATTTACATTCGACAAGAATGAATCACATTTATAatgcaaattaaaacaaatctgaGTTTTAGTCCTAAAAAAGCATTACGTCTTCATATTCCTCAGTGTCGTAGTAAAGTCCGGTGCCAGAGATTTGCCCGAGAATAACACTTTTAGGGctgggggggaaaaataaaaaaaaaaaaattaaaaaaacaggatcatatttaagaaaaatatttttaaaacctaGTATTACAGAACTAAACCTTGTAAAGTGAAAAAACATCAGGGCTATCTATCAAAACTAAAGTACAGTTTAAAAATCATACCACTCTATGTTTACATAtggaataatatatatataaatttatataaataacattcaattaaaaatttatttatttatttattttttattacatcattatgTAATAACTCCACAACCCAGAGAAATGAAAAATCCTGTGAAAAATCGTTCTACAACACAGATTTTCCCTTTTACAGCTAAAATGGTTCATGAAACGATTcgaaaattcatttaaatgattcatgACTCACTCAAATGATTCAATAAACGACACAAACTCACTGTTAGACAGGCTTTAGGCTTTATaaaatgattcatgattcattcaAAAGATTCAACCAGTCATTCAGGTTTGCAGGCTGCATGGTCAAATACGTTTTAATGAATTCAAGTGATTTCATAAATCATGGGTGCTGaaatgattcagtgactcaTTGGAATAAATCATACATCTGAACTACATGAACTGGTCTTGTTTACCTCTGGGTTCTGTAGATGACTGTGAGTATAGCAAATGTAACGGCCACCAGGAGGCCGTAATCCAACCCCAGCAGGACGGATGCCACAAAGGCCACCACCCAAATCGCCTAGGGAGAGgacgacaacacacacacacagacacacacacagacacacacatacaggacagacacagacacacacacagacaggacagacacacacagacacagacacacacacagacacacacatacaggacagacacagacacacacagacaggacagacacacacagacacgacagacacacacagacacacacagacacacacacacaggacagacacagacacacacatacaggacagacacagacacacacacagacacacacacagacacacacatacaggacagacacagacacacacacagacacacacacagacacacacagtcacacacacagtcacacagacacacacacacacacacacagtcacagatacacacacagacacagacacacacacagacacacacgcacagtcacacacgcgcagacacacacgcagacacacacacagtcacacagacacacacagacacacacacagtcacagatacacacacagtcacagatacacacacagacacagacacacacgcacagtcacacacgcgcagacacacacgcagacacacacacagtcacacacacagacacacacacagtcacagatacacacacagtcacagatacacacacagacacagacacacgcgcacagtcacacacgcacagtcaCACACGCGCAGTCACACACGCGCAgtcacacacgcgcagacacacacgcgcagacacacacgcagacacacacgcagacacacacgcagacacacacgcagacacacacgcagacacacacagacacacacagacacacacagacacacacagacacacacatacaggacagacacagacacacagacacacacagacacacacacacacacagacacacacacagtcacacagacacacacacacacagtcacagatacacacacagacacaagacacacacacagacacacacgcacagtcacACACGCGCAgtcacacacgcagacacacacacacagacaggacagacacacgcagacacacacgcagacacacacgcagacacacacgcagacacacacgcagacatcagaaaaaaaaaaacagaccctgATATATTCTCTGACCCTGTTCATCTTTACGTAATAAAAAATCTCACCAGTTCAATCTTGCTTGTTCTCCATAAAGCAGGAATGTCTCGGATCTGCCTGAACATGCCCAGAAGATTGACCATGATAATAGCAGCTAACACGGTCTGAGGAAAAAAGACTGTGAAACTAGCGGAAGAACACGTTCAGCCTACAGCAATAACAACACGTTTAGTCTCATGTTTATACTTCATAAGCTCTACATAAGCTCTACATAAGCTCTACATAAGCTCTGAGttggttctgtttttctttttctgaactGATTTTTGTAACTTCTGAGGAAGtcctttgtctttcttttgcgTCTGCAGGTAAAGAATCTATTTTGCGGAGAAATATTTTAAACCCGTGGTGCATTATGGGTCTTGTACACTAACCAGCCCCTATTATCTAATCCTCCAGTGAGAATTTGGACACTACATAATGACTGCGCCTGCAAAATGTCACAAGTAGGGAATCAATTCTGATGCAGAATCTGGAGTCTGAGGCGTTAAAGAAAGgagctggggaaaaaaaaactgtagaaagATGGATAAAAGGTACCTGAGGTAAAGGCTGGAACAGAAAGCCGACTGCCAGAATCACCAAAAGGACCAGCAAGGAGGACAACAACCCTgcaatctacacacacacacacacacacacaataaattccAGTTAAACAGAAGCCGGCTTATCTTCCCTTTATCACAACAGTAATTAAACTCCTATAAGGACGTCACGACCGGGCCACACACCACCATCAGGCATGTAATAAAACAAGAGGCTATCATCTGTCCAACACACTTATCAtcagcagatacacacacacggtgatcCAGCATGTTATAAACTCATATAAAACATTTAGCATCCGACCCTGAACACAATGCTACAAAAGAGCTTTAATAAATGAGGATAAACTGCATCAGCGTCTAGTTTCTCAGTTAATCGGCCATCCTGCTCTTCCTGTGAGACACGTGACGCGAGACAACTCCGTCGAAACTCCGACTGCATCACCTGGGatcacagcacacactcagaaCTAAGGAGCAgtctgccctcttcctcatagCTCAACTCACAGACTGGAGGGAGGAGGACAGAGTTTCATCCTCCCACCTTCAGTGTACAGCCAATCACATTCTCTTGTGattaatttaaactttaaatctttTGACTACAaatgaaagcgagagagagagagagagagagagagagtgcatgtgaaagagagcgcgagagagaaagagagatagtgtgtatgggagagaaaaagatagatagagagagagcgagagagtgtgtgtgtctcacagaaagagagagagagagagagtgtgtgtctcacagaaagagagagagagagagagagagagagagagagagagtgtgtgtgtgtgtgtgtgtgagagagaaagatagatggagtgtgtgtgtgtgtgtgtgtgtgtgtgtgtgtgtgtgtgtgtgtgtgagagaaagatagatggagtgtgtgtgtgtccgagagagtgtgtgtgtgtatatgtgagagagagaaagaaagatggagtgtgtgtgtgtgtgtgagagagaaagatagatggagtgtgtgcgtgtccgagagagtgtgtgtgagtgtgtgtgtgtatgtgagagagaaagaaagatggagtgtgtgtgtgtgtgtgtgtgtgtgtgtgtgtgtgtgtgtgtgagagagagagagagagagagagagagagagaaagaaagatagatggtgtgtgtgtgtgtgtgtgtgtgtgtgtgagagagagagagaaagaaagatagatggtgtgtgtgtgtgtgtgtgtgtgtgtgtgtgtgtgtgtgtgagagagagagagagcaaaagaaagatagatggagtgtgtgtgtgagaggctgtgtgtgtatgactgtgtgcaCCAGTGAGTGGTTGTGTATGActctgtgacacacacaaggaatttggttccagctgtgtgtgtgtgtgtgtgtgtgtgtgcgcgtgtgtgtgtgtgtgttacctgagtCTTCCCTCCTGTGCTCTCCTGCACCAGACTGCGAGACATGGAGCAGGTGACGGCAAAGGTGTGGAAACAGGAACTGACGGAGTTACACAAGCCGAGCGCAATCAGCTCCTGCcatcagacatcacacacacacacacacacacacacacacacacacacacacacacacacacacattactgctgTTTACATTAGACCATAAAGTcaagtgtgacatcatcagtgtgCATCTAAAAAAGATCAGAGTCAATATTACACTCTGCTGTTCCCATGGAAACAGGTCTAAAGCAGGAAGTCCCGTGACCTACAGTGTCCCCCCATCAGTGTGTGGTGACTGATCACCTGGTTCCCGTCCACACTGTAGCTGTATTTAAGAGCGAATATTTTAGCCAGAGAGATCCCGATGGAGAACCCCACCACCGCCAGAGCTACAGCGTCTGTGACCAGGTTAGGGAGCACACTGAAATCTGGAAGAGTCGGTGCTTCAAGTCTGTAATTAACACATGACTTTTATTAAGTGTTCAGTACCAGAATTCAGTAGGTTTAGTACACAGACTCACCCTGTAGGGATTTCACCTACTACATCCACCTGGTAATTATCATGCAGAGCCATGCCGTAAGACACGCCTGTCGAGACGATCACCTGGAAAAGTACACGTCAGTGAAAACCTGCAGCTACACCTACAGCTACACCTACAGCTACATATACAACTACACCTGCAGCTATACCTACAGCTACACCTACAGCTACACCTACAGCTACATATACAACTACAACTACACCTACACCTGCAGCTATacctacagctaaatatacacctatagctacacctacagctaaatatacaccTACAGCTACACCTACAGCTACATATACAACTACAACTACACCTACACCTGCAGCTACACCTACAGCTACACCTACAGCTACATATACAACTACACCTACACCTGCAGCTATacctacagctaaatatacaccTATAGCTACACCTACAGCTAAATATTACACCTACAGCTACACCTACAGCTCTACAGCTACacctacagctaaatatacacctacagctacacctacagctacatatacaactacaactacacctacacctacagctatacctacagctaaatatacaccTACAGCTACACCTACAGCTACATATACAACTACAACTACACCTACACCTGCAGCTACACCTACAGCTACATATACAACTACAACTACACCTACACCTGCAGCTACACCTACAGCTACATATACAACTACAACTACACCTACACCTGCAGCTACACCTACAGCTACACCTACAGCTACACCTACACCTGCAGCTATacctacagctaaatatacaccTATAGCTACACCTACAGCTAAATATTACACCTACAGCTACACCTACAGCTCTACAGCTACacctacagctaaatatacacctacagctacacctacagctaaatcacctacagctaaatatacacctatagctaaatatacacctatagctacacctacagctaaatatacaccTACAGCTACACCTACAGCTACATATACAACTACAACTACACCTACACCTGCAGCTACACCTACAGCTACACCTACAGCTACATATACAACTACACCTACACTTGCAGCTATacctacagctaaatatacaccTATAGCTACACCTACAGCTAAATATTACACCTACAGCTACACCTACAGCTCTACAGCTACacctacagctaaatatacacctacagctacacctacagctaaatatacacctacagctaaatatacacctacagctaaatcacctacagctaaatatacacctatagctaaatatacacctatagctacacctacagctaaatatacaccTACAGCTACACCTACAGCTACATATACAACTACAACTACACCTACACCTGCAGCTACACCTACAGCTACACCTACAGCTACATATACAACTACACCTACACCTGCAGCTATacctacagctaaatatacaccTATAGCTACACCTACAGCTAAATATTACACCTACAGCTACACCTACAGCTCTACAGCTACacctacagctaaatatacacctacagctacacctacagctaaatatacacctacagctaaatatacacctacagctacacctacagctaaatcacctacagctaaatatacacctatagctaaatatacacctacagctacacctacagctaaatatacaccTACAGCTACACCTATAGCTAAATATACacctacagctaaatatacacctacagctacacctacagctaaatatacaccTACAGCTACACCTATAGCTAAATATACacctacagctaaatatacacctacagctacacctacagctaaatatacaACTACAACTACACCTACACCTGCAGCTACACCTACATCTAAATATACACCTACAGCTCAATATACACCTGCAGCTACacctacagctaaatatacacctacagctaaatataaacctacagctaaatatacacctacagctaaatatacacctacagctacacctacagctaaatatacacctacagctaaatatacacctacagctacacctacagctaaatatacacctacagctaaatatacacctacagctacacctacagctaaatcacctacagctaaatatacacctatagctaaatatacacctacagctacacctacagctaaatatacacctacagctacacctacatatacacctacagctaaatatatacctacagctaaatatacacctacagctacatctacacctacagctacatctatagctaaatatacacctacagctaaatatacacctacagctacacctacagctaaatatacacctacagctacatctacacctAAAGCTACATctacagctaaatatacacctacagctaaatatacacctacagctacacctacagctaaatatacacctacagctatacctacagctaaatatacacctacagctaaatatacacctacaactacacctacagctaaatatacaccTACAACTACACCTAAATATACACCTACACCTAGACCTACACTTACACGTATGCAGAATCTATTTCATGTCGACCTACaactacatttaaatattcaccTACACCTAAATGTACATCTACACCTTCGTCtaaacctaacacacacacacacctagacgcacacacacacaccatgaggcTAGCTTTAAAACAACAACGTTACCACGATGATTTCTCCGGGAATGGGGATGGGAAGCTTCTTTTTGAAACGCTCATTCGAGTACTTCACAGCGTAGAGGAAGATCACACACAGCACTCCCACAACCAGCGTGCTGAGGTTTGTGCTGGTGATGTGTTTAAACACAGCCACAAGACTCTACACAGAGAACATCATGATCAGACCAGGAACTGTAGAGAAACCTTGTGATAAATATTACAACATACagtgattaataaaataaatacatattccatctcatttattaacatttatttatttgcattatttttgcTGAAGTAATTTATCTATGTATttgaaatattataatttattagaattattcaatttaattttgctattatttattatttatgatcaaTTATAATATCTGTAACCAAacttatttacagtataataattatatttgattatatattttattattattagtgtataaataaaatcataaatatattttatttacttatttatttattacaatttccTAGTtgttcaatatttattttatttatttttaaaatgtcaattaattattaaaatgtattatttcctGAAACAGTCATAAAATGTTCTATTGATtcgttttatttcaattaattcatttattaatttctgtttaaatagCTGAATATTTACATCGTGCTTAAATAGTGATGCACCAAAATGGAAACATGGCtgaggccaaaataataaaaaaaggctcAAGTATGAAAGTAGAGAagtgattattatattatattattcattcattcatcttctaccgcttattcgaactacctcgggtcacggggagcctgtgcctatctcaggcgtcatcgggcatcaaggcaggatacaccctggacggagtgccaacccatcacagggcacacacacactctcattcactcacgcaatcacacactacggacaattttccagagatgccaatcaacctaccatgcatgtctttggaccgggggaggaaaccggagtacccggaggaaacccccgaggcacagggagaacatgcaaactccacacacacaaggaggaggtgggaatcgaaccctgaccctggcggtgtgaggcaaacgtgctaaccactaagccaccgtgtcccccctatattatattatattatattataactacATTTGATCAGTTTATTCTGCTCTTTATGGTGTTGAAAGCGGTAAATAAATCAAtgctgaattaaataaataaggtaaAAGTTCAGTGGCATTCAGCCTGAAACTGATTGTTTAAAGGTATGATGTAAAATGTTCTATCAGGTTTTTTTATCGCGGTTAAACatcaaaagaaaacatgaaaggTCCTAAAAACACACTCAGGTTTATTTACTAATGTGGATTTGTAATGCAAGCTGGAGCTGAAATGTAAAGATGTAAGGTCAAGttgttctgctgtgtgtgtgtgcgggtgggtgtgtgtgtgtgtgtgggtgtgtgcgtgtgtgtgcgggtgtgtgtgtgtgggtgtgtgtgtgcgcgtgcgtgtgtgtgtgtgtgtgtgcgcgggtgtgtgtgtgtgcgggtgtgtgtgtgtgtgtgcgcgtgcgtgtgtgtgtgtgcgcgtgcgtgacGCAGTTATCACTTTTAACCCCGACCTTGTGTTCATgtgcaacaaaaaacaaacaaaatctttgTTCTGAAAAACTGAATCTAAAAtcaacagagtgagagaagagTCCAGAGCAGCAGGATGCCGTCCAGGGTCACGGGTCATTACACAGTACCAGATCGTGTGAGACCTTCACTTACATAAAGGACAGATAACGGCCCGCTGTAGCGCTGAGTTTTAACCCCAAAGAAGTATTTCAGCTGAGAGACCAACACGTGCACGGCTGCGGCAGTGGTGAAGCCTCGCACCAACGGCTCGGTCAGATAAATCGCCACGAAGCCGAACCTCAGTATTCCGAGTACCaactgaagagagagagggagagggagacagggagagagagagaaagaagagagggagggagagacaatgcgagagagagagagagagagagagagagagagagagagatacaaagtgagaaagacaaaaagagagagagagaaagagagagatacaaagagaaagacaaaaacagagagagagagagagagagagagagagagagagagaggcagggagtgagagagagagagagagagagaggcagggagtgagagagagagagagagagagagagagacagagagatcacgagagagagaaagagagagagaacacaagagagagagagagagagagagagagagagagagagagagagagagagagagagagagagagaacacaagagagagaagagagagagagagagagagagagagagagagagagtaagagagaagtCAGGGCAGAATattagacagagacagaaaaaaatagaggcagaaagaaagacaaatgaaCAGAGATtgacagtgtgacagagagagagggtgataaggacagaaaggggcggggggagtgagagagagtgacaaaGAGAAAGGGACAATGAAAAGagcaaagaataaaataaacaagagagatagaaaaggagtcagaaagaaaaacagatacagtgagagagagggtgatggGGATAGGGGGGATAGGGGAGACAGAGcaaacaacagagagaaagaggggagtCAGAAATAAAGTCAGATtgacagtgtgacagagagagagggtgttaaggagagagagagagagagagagagagagagagagagagagattgatttaAGGTCAAATGTtgttcacacattcacacctgactctatatataaaatctcttCCTGTTTCAGTTCCATCATAAAGTGTTGAGAGCTGAAACAGTTCCTCAGAGGAGCTTCTCACTAACTCCCCTCTATGTGATGGGACTAGACTCATCCCCATGCAGTGAGTACTGCACCTGAATGATCCCCATGAGCGCGGTCAGAGCCACGGCCACTTGCACTCTTCTGGCATCTCGAGCCGCGACGTCGATCAGCTCCGTCCCGTTGGTCCCGTTCAGAGGAAACATGGAGTCCGGCGCTTCTCTCACCACCACGCTCCCGATCATCAGACTGATCACCGCAAACGTGCCTGTGGGACAGACACAACAACCGTACATCAAATCAACAACACGGCGACCTGCTCGGTCTGCTTTTTATCCGTTTGTGGTTCCTGAAGATCTGCTTAGGTTCTGATTGCTACAAcacgctgacactggagactccttccatgagcGCTGGATAAATTTCTCAGTACAGAAAATCCAGAATATTATACAGAAGAATTAGGGCAGGGTTTGGATTGCTGTAGTGTATTAACGACAGCGTCTGCATCGTGACTCAGAGACTGTGGAGGGAATTTTTAgttgattatttacatttgcaaaTTCCAGGCGTGTGTGAATGGAGGTGCTGAGTCAGCGTGACAGATGGAGTCACTGATAAGGTCACGATACAGACTGGAATAACGAGGTAGTGTCGGTCGGTCACGTTTCTGCCGGGCTCGTCACGTTACTACGGGTTTTTCATGTACAGCTGTGCGGGTGGCTCTGAGataaataacacacataaacagaatCGCTGACATCATGATTTCTCATGGACCTGACTTTTTGAACCACCTCCTGAaccttccttctcttcctcagATGTTTGTATACCTGGAGATGTTTGAGGACCATAGCTTGGTGTGTGGATGTCTGAGGCTGTGCATTAAA
Encoded proteins:
- the slc26a5 gene encoding prestin, coding for MDQDQDRAHVCGEDETSSAPAYRIERPVLSEEHIHTQLQKKEKTLKSVRQRLAECCSCSSDRAKSILFGLLPILSWLPSYPLKQYLFGDLVSGLSTGVMQLPQGLAYAMLAAVPPVYGLYSSFYPVLLYTFFGTSRHISIGTFAVISLMIGSVVVREAPDSMFPLNGTNGTELIDVAARDARRVQVAVALTALMGIIQLVLGILRFGFVAIYLTEPLVRGFTTAAAVHVLVSQLKYFFGVKTQRYSGPLSVLYSLVAVFKHITSTNLSTLVVGVLCVIFLYAVKYSNERFKKKLPIPIPGEIIVVIVSTGVSYGMALHDNYQVDVVGEIPTGLEAPTLPDFSVLPNLVTDAVALAVVGFSIGISLAKIFALKYSYSVDGNQELIALGLCNSVSSCFHTFAVTCSMSRSLVQESTGGKTQIAGLLSSLLVLLVILAVGFLFQPLPQTVLAAIIMVNLLGMFRQIRDIPALWRTSKIELAIWVVAFVASVLLGLDYGLLVAVTFAILTVIYRTQSPKSVILGQISGTGLYYDTEEYEDATECSGIKIFHSNSSIYFANSDQYVSTLKEKTGVDPAQLLAERKSQQKRLKKKEKKKLHRSLHPSSEEKKTAVVKLDLELSVSHELVDEPQTESHINGQIAEAESDSEQDRFLQPFCPIHSIILDLSAVNFMDSVGAKAIKSVIKEFAAIDVKIVLAGCSRTLLSDLRTLQFFSSAVTLDMVFPTIHDAVLHCKHTRALSLCPAPTPTEHTGNRTCSSEGLE